ATCAGAAAAAGAAATATTTTGGGTCACTCATCATGTTTTCCTCGGCTATTCCCGAAAAGAAATCATGCTCATGACCGGTGTTACAGCATCCGCATATAATGGCTGGCGCAGACAAGCGCTGAAAAAACTGAAAAAACACTACGCAGGCTCACTGCAATAACACCCGCATCTGTCCTTTCATTAGAAGACAAAGGTTGTGTAGTATAATAAGAAGTGAACAAAGACAGACAACCATGCTTTCGGGCATTTTTAGAGGAGTGGTATTCAGATGATGAAAATTTTGATTATATCCATTATTGTCGTAATCGTTATTCTTCTCCTTAGTGTACTTGCCATTTCCAAAGGGTATCAGTACAAACATACAGTGGATGAAATGCCGGCCGAGTATCCCGGCGAAAAAGAAAACGATGAAGAATCGAGCAGAAAATAGTAAAAAGGCGGAAAGTGCTGAATCACTTTCCGCCTTTTTTATAAATGTCTCTCGTAAACGGCGCTCTTGATTTCCTGGTGCCAGCAGATATCGTCATAAGCGTATTTTCCTTTAGAAGAAAACGGCACCTTGGTTACTTCTCTATTCAGTACGCAATTTTTGCGGAGTATAGACACAATACGGCTCTTCAGACATATAGCTGCCTGTTTCATAGTAAGCTCGAGCGCGGCAGCCTGAACAGACATTGATGAATTCACAAACACCGCATTTCCCCTCGAGTTCTTCGTTGTTTCTCAGTTTCATGAACACAGGGGAGCCGTTCCAGATCTCAGCAAAACTTTGTTCCGCAAGATCCCCTGCCTGCACAGGGAGATAGCCGCATGGCTGCACCTTTCCCTTATGGGAGATGAAGCTTACACCCGTTCCGGCAAGGCATCCTTTCGTCATTGCGGCCATACC
This is a stretch of genomic DNA from Bacillus marinisedimentorum. It encodes these proteins:
- the ytzI gene encoding YtzI protein → MMKILIISIIVVIVILLLSVLAISKGYQYKHTVDEMPAEYPGEKENDEESSRK